Genomic segment of Rhodocaloribacter litoris:
GCCGGCATAGCGCAGGCTGCCGGCCTCGAGCCGTTCGGCGACGCGCCGGAGAAAGGCCGTAAGGGGTTCCGGCTCGGGCAGCCGGCCGAGGGCGCCGAGCCCGGCCCGGGTGGCGGGCTGCTGCACCGGGTACACATCGTAGGCGACTTCCTCGTAGGGGTGGGCGGTCTTCATGGCCCGTATGACGCGCTCGAGGTCCCACCGCGCCACTTCCACCTCCAGCCGCATTTCCCGGACGGACTCGAGGGCGCCGGCGCGGCCGATGAAGGGGTCGGCTTCCGCACCCGGGCGGAAGAAGCCGGTGCCTTCGAGCGCGAAGGCGCACGCGTCGTAATCGCCGATGCGCCCGGCGCCGGCCTCGGCCAGGGCCGCCCGCACGGCGTCGAAGTGGGAGGAAGGGACGAAGGTGACGAGCTTGCAGAGGGTTTCCGGCAGGGGATCGAGGAAGCGCACGTCGGTCAGGCCCAGGCGTTCGGCCAGGGCGAAGGAGACGCCGCCCGGCGCCGCGTCGAGGTTGGTGTGGAGGCTGTAGAGCGCGATGCCGGCCTCGGCCAGGCGCAGGGCCAGCCCGCCGGCCAGGTCGTCCGGTGTGAGGCGGCGGAGCGGGTGGAACAGCAGGGGATGGTGTGTGATGATGAGCGTGGCCCCGGTGCTCCTGGCCTCCTCCAGCACGGCGGGGGTCAGGTCCAGGGCGACGAGGGCGTGCCGGACCCGTTGCCCGGCGTCGCCCACCTGAAGCCCGACGTTGTCGTACGACTGGGCCGAGCCCGGTGGTGCCCATGCTTCGAGGGCGGCCGCAATCTCTCGGATGGTCGGAAACGCAGGGTCAGGCATGGTACGGTCGGGTTGAAGGTGGAAAGGTTGCCGGTTGCGCCGGTGCTGTCGCTTTTGCAGGCTCCCGGTCATTCCGTTGCCAGCGGGGCCGTACGGGCCGGGCGCCCGGCCACGGCCACCCCCTCTTTTTCATCGACACGCAGCAGCAGGATCCCGCCGAGGATGAAGAACAGCAGCACCGAGGCCACCCCCAGGCGCTGGCTCTCGAAGAGGTCCGTGAGGCGGCCCAGCAAAAAGGGGCCGAGGAAGGCGGTCAGTTTGCCCGAAAAGGCGAAGAAGCCGTAGAACTCGTTTTCCAGGCCGGGCGGTACGAAGCGCCCGAGCAGGGAACGGCTGGCGGACTGGTTGGGGCCGGCGAGCAGGCCGATGAGGATGCCGGCCACCCAGAACCCGAGGCGGCTCGTCGTCAGCACGGCCAGCAGGCTGGCCCCGGCCAGGCCGGCGAGCGAGATCATGACGGTCGTTTTGCCCCCGAGCCGGTCGTCCAGGAAGCCGAAGGCGTAGGCCCCGAGTCCGGCCGCCACGTTCAGCACGATGCCGAAGACGATGATCTCCTCGGTGGTGAAGCCGAACGTGCCGGCCGCATAGATGCCTCCGAAGGCGAAGATCGTGATCAGCCCGTCGTTGTAGATGAGCCGGGCCAGCAGCAGCCGGAACACCTGCCGGAACCGGCGGATCTGGCGGAAGGTGGCGGCGAGTTGCCGGTTGGCCGAACGAATGAGGCCCGTGCCGGGCGGCAGCGGCGGCTGCTTCTTCTCCTTCACCAGGAGAAACATCGGAAGGCTGAAGAGGGCGAACCAGACGGCTACCAGCAGGTTCGTGGCACGGACGTGCGCGCCGGTCTCCTTCGACAGCCCGAAGGGTGGCGTCTCGGGGTTGACGAAGACGAAGAGCGCCGTCACCATGCAGAGGAGCCCGCCCACGTAGCCGAGCGCCCAGCCGTAGCCGGAGATGCGGCCGATCTTCTCCCGCGGGGCCAGGTCCGGCAGGAAGGCGTTGTAGAAGACGTTCGCCATCTCGAAGGCGATGTTGGCGACGACGAAGGTCGTGAGGGCGAAGCGTACCTGGCCCGGGGTGGGAAAGAAGAGCACGGCGGTGGCGGCCACGCAGATCCCCGTCGAGAGCAGGAGAAACCGCTTGCGGTAGGCGCCGCGGTCGGCGATGGCACCGGCATAAGGGGAAAGCAGTGCCACCACCAGCCCGGTGGTCGTCACGCCCAGGGACCACAGGCTCGTGCCTTCGACCTCGTTCGGGGCGATGCCGACGGTGAAGTACGTCGCATAGATGAAGGTGACGACGAGCGTGGTGAAGGCCGAGTTGGCGAAGTCGTAGAGGCTCCAGGCGAGGACGGCGCGGCGGTCGTAGACGAGGTCGGAAGCGGGCAAGGGGCGGCAGGGCTGATTCGAGGGACGCAGCACGCCGCACAAGGTAGCAAAAACGGGGGAGGCTTGGAACGGGCTTCCCGGCCTGTGGGACGTTAAAAAAAAAGCGCCGTCGGGCGGCGACGGCGCGGGTCGGGGCCGGGGCACAGGGGTTCAGCCCATGCCGGTCGAGTAGGTGATCAGCTCGCTCAGCGGCAGGTCGACTGGCGGGCGGGCAGGTGCCAGGCGATAGCGCCCCGGGGAGCTCCAGCGCATGCGCTCCTCCAGTGTGTGCTTCCACAACGACCCCTGCTTCAGCACGAGTTCGATGACACGACCGTCTTCCAGATGAAAGACGGCGTTCGGTCCCGCTCCGCCCTCCAGATGCCATTCGATGCGGCAGACCTCATCCAGCGGAATCAGCGCGTGAAACTTTTCCCCGACGTGCCAGCCGGTCAGCTCGATGCGATCCAGATAGAGACGGGCGCGGCCGAAGAGCAGGCGGCGCGGCGGATACTGAAAGCTCGACGTGAGCAGTACGATCTTGTGATGATAGGCTGATGAATACATGATCCCCTCGCAATGCTTCAGATCGCTCTATTCATGGTACACACGGCCCGGGGTGCATACCCACATTTGCCGGAAGAAAGCGCTTTTTTTCTGGTGTGTTACGGGACGGCGGCAGGCGGTTGTTTCATAAGCGGATACCGGAGTTCCTGCCCCGGGGTTATCATCGTCTCTCGAGAAGGAACAGTTAAGCCGGTGTTGTGAGAAAGGAGGCGAGCCGTTGCGGGTCGGCGGGTCGCTTGCAGGTCCATACGGCATCCGGCCGGTCGGGATGCGGTTTGCAGGACCGCCCCGTTTCTTAAAGACACCGCAGGCCCCCGGATCTAACCGGCGATGTCGTGAATTTCC
This window contains:
- a CDS encoding MFS transporter, which produces MPASDLVYDRRAVLAWSLYDFANSAFTTLVVTFIYATYFTVGIAPNEVEGTSLWSLGVTTTGLVVALLSPYAGAIADRGAYRKRFLLLSTGICVAATAVLFFPTPGQVRFALTTFVVANIAFEMANVFYNAFLPDLAPREKIGRISGYGWALGYVGGLLCMVTALFVFVNPETPPFGLSKETGAHVRATNLLVAVWFALFSLPMFLLVKEKKQPPLPPGTGLIRSANRQLAATFRQIRRFRQVFRLLLARLIYNDGLITIFAFGGIYAAGTFGFTTEEIIVFGIVLNVAAGLGAYAFGFLDDRLGGKTTVMISLAGLAGASLLAVLTTSRLGFWVAGILIGLLAGPNQSASRSLLGRFVPPGLENEFYGFFAFSGKLTAFLGPFLLGRLTDLFESQRLGVASVLLFFILGGILLLRVDEKEGVAVAGRPARTAPLATE
- a CDS encoding Nif3-like dinuclear metal center hexameric protein, which produces MPDPAFPTIREIAAALEAWAPPGSAQSYDNVGLQVGDAGQRVRHALVALDLTPAVLEEARSTGATLIITHHPLLFHPLRRLTPDDLAGGLALRLAEAGIALYSLHTNLDAAPGGVSFALAERLGLTDVRFLDPLPETLCKLVTFVPSSHFDAVRAALAEAGAGRIGDYDACAFALEGTGFFRPGAEADPFIGRAGALESVREMRLEVEVARWDLERVIRAMKTAHPYEEVAYDVYPVQQPATRAGLGALGRLPEPEPLTAFLRRVAERLEAGSLRYAGNPAARIETVAVCGGAGSHLTRTALRAGADAFVTADVSYHRFFDVLDPDGHPRMALIDAGHYETEAVTETLLCEWLGRRFPGVTWQRTRTRTSPMHTFTP